TACACGCATAGAGTCAGCAATGCATTGTAGAAGCTCCTTGAGGATGCACCAACTATTATAGAAGAACGGTGCACAGAATATGAGAGTGATGGTGAGTATGAAGCCAAAAGGTCTTCTAAGGCATAATAGAAGTTAGGGTAGGGTAGTCGAGGCATGTCCTCATGAAAAGGAGGTTCATGATGCACAAGTTGGGTTCCAAGAACTGGATCAAAGATCGGACCCATGTAATGTTTGGTTCCGGTTTGCAATGTTATATGACATAGCCGTGAAGGTGTGGCTGATTTGAGAGATTTAATAACATTTTCAAGCATGGTAGAGTTGGCAGCTACGTTAGATTCTTCATTTTCACGTACTTGGATTGCTACCCAAAAGACATGGGTAATTTCATGGGCTATTGGGGCGAGATGTTTGAGTGTGTCATCAAAGTTTAAGGCGTCAAAAGTTATGTAATGGTCAAGGGTGGAGGAAGGGAACCATGTCGGCTTGGGGCGGCGAGCTGAGCCGTAGACTTTCCATGGACCACCAAGGGCCGTTGGACTCTTTAAAGCTTCAGCCAAGCTCAACCCTGCCATGCCTGTCACTCCCACAACCAGTGCTACTGGTGTGTTAGTGTTAGGGACCTCTTGctccatgagagagagagagtttgatcTATTGGATTGGGTATAAGATATGAGTGGTGGAAGGCGTTGTTGTTGTTATCTGGTGTTTGGTGGcgtcaaaaatcaaagagaaattTCATATGGTTGCTATCTGAGATTCTGAATTGGCTTTAGTAATCAGAGAGATTTTTATAACCTGATctaaaaatgatagaaaaatgaaatgagCCTAGTAAGTGAATGATGTACAAAGACGGATTTATATATCATGTGACCATGCACAATTCTGATAAAAGTGATAACAAATGAAATGAGCTTAGAAAGTAATGACGTACAAAGATGGATTTATACACCATGAGAGCGCACAAAACTTACTTGATCTATGTGAATGTGACTTATGATCTCAATGTGACTTATGAGAGATCGACAAAAAGTAATAAGCCACACAAATTAGCAAGGTGTGAAATTGAACTTGCATAACCAAGTCGGCAAGTTGGTTTGGTTTGGAGATTTGAACGAGTGGAAGGAGTTGCTATATATTGACCGGCATTGGTGGGACCTCTCACTGATAAGTAAGAGCAATGTTAAGTAGACCCTTATATCATTTTCATAGACTTTAGTTTTATCTCTAAATTTGAACGTgtaattttagaaataatataTGATTACATTCCAATATTCATGTAAGAATAGGATGCGCTGTAATATTCACTATTAGCTGACTAAAAGTAATCgattttacataaatttttactaaaatttatctaaaatagAAAGTCATTCACTCATTCTatgtaaaattaatataaaaccCTCGTTATAGAGTATTTTTTTATTCGTATGTTTTTATATGAtctattgaacaaaaaaaagtgCCAAAAAGCTCTAAATCAAAACTAGTtgtactaaaataaaaaataaaaaaagtaccCAATTTTAGGTTCTGAACATTTAATTGTGTGGGGGAGATCAACGGTTTTTGATTAATTGATATTTCAGGGTTGTAATTAAAAGGtgatttgattttctcttaaattaggtttttttattttatatatatatatatatataatattcaaaCTTTTTGGGAACTACCTGCCCCCCAACTAGACCTCAATTTGGATTAGTTGGGTTCCAGTTCGACCCAATTGCATTCGATTAATATTGAGTTTGGGCCATAAACTTCTTGGACCATAACGTGTTATTATTCCTATATGAACCTTACCCAGTCTTTGACACATTAGGTTAATAGCCTAGAATGAGCCATATtgttttcacaaaatttttttttaatacactGATTAACCCTTTTTTCCGTATTTCtttcaatacaaataaaataaaataaaaatgaaaaaagaactgaattttatataaattcttAAGTTTACGGTctgataaaatagtttataagtTTAATAATTCCATaaaagtgtatacatgttatatATGAAACATGAAATAAACTTGAACACCTACAACTCATTGTgcttttggattaattttttgtttattaaaagttggcaaaattatatttgcacttataaaaaaaattaaggcttCTAAAAACCTATACATAAGCAAATACGTTAAAAagtcaaaagagaaaaattaaatcaaactcATGATACAACTTGTAGGGACTGGGTTCGAGCGCTCCTTCTATTGGATGAAAGGCctcaagcccaactagcccaatacaataaatttttagagaatgagtttaagaactaggtcttagtTCGAACCACAATCACTAGACACGGTTAGGTGTGGGCTGAGTAACAAGGAAATGGGTTAAAGTATGGAATTTTGTCCTCAGGTGTTTCGTCTAAGAAACTtagtattcttcttcttcttctttcaataTTAGGTTACAGGGGTTTTTAAGATCATGCAGACTGCCATAgcttcctcctttttctctcctcctacTCTTTTTTCGCGATCCCCCATTCTTGGAGGGTCTCCCATattatatacttctttccagtcgatcttggccctccaccTGTTAATCATGCAGGTCACTACTAGAGTACTcatcccatcagccaccttcccaaatcctctgtgagttgcggcaaccaaGCCCGCATTGTTCAGGGGttatttcctcattaatgcggtcagaacgttagttgggtgcatttaatgcgaaggtgacagtttctccttgGATTGCTCCTGCATCATATGCCTATGGGTATCCTAATGTACTTATCCTTCCCCTGGGGGCGCTCTGGGAGACTGCCTTTACCGGTGTGCTGTTCTCTCCTCTTGGGATTTGGGATGCCGAGAGTAGGATCGTCTTCGGCAACGTTTCTAGgccatttgggctttctttgtcTGTCCTCGGCCATTTCTCCCTCCTTggcgcgggccttgggcccagtacaaagtgggccgggattGTCAAGTTCTTTGGCCCCACACAACTTTAGGAATAAAATATAACAGGTTAAGTaaagtaaaaagtaattaattatgaagaaaatctataatgaaattacaaatatatatatatatatatatatatatatatgtatatatatatatatatatatatatttaatatcagaTCTGACATTgaaaacatttatatttgaaaattggttgtcaagttggtgagtaatgcattaatattttttaataaatactattagtattttaatctataatatacaaagttgaatataatttttttttttaaaacaaatatacacacAAGGAAGAGGGAAAGAGTTTTTAATACAAAGGCACACAACAACTTCATTTAAAAACTATGATAATTTTTAAGGGAGGGTtgacaagttatactacacacaacgcACTATTTTATGCAATGTGAgacaattatcattttttaaaattttttattatagaaataaacacacacaagtTTAATATAACTTTAAGTATACAAACatacattaaaaataagttaaaattttataataaagactTTATGAATGGGTTACTCAAAATCAAATACTGGCAAAAACTTTTTAGACAATAATAGAGTGCAATAactgttatttatattttattttttacgttCGAATTTGGTCAGGTAATGTGTTGGGGATCTAGTATTTATACGTCTGCCTCCAACCCTGAACATAGTTTTGTCACTTTGGCTAAAAGTTATACTAAGTAACAGTAGTGTTACGTAGTAGACCATTATATTAGAATAGTGTTGAGAaaaattttctataacattgaataaattttagcaaGCACAGCGGAAGCATAaccacacaagaacacaaagatttacgtggaaaccctttcttcttgaatggaaaaaccacgggacaaactccgaataatttcactatattaaatagagattacaacacttAGATATTACAACTTGAATAATTTCACCGTATATTTCTCACAATTTTCTCttattctctctatttttctcttatcTTTTGCTTGCTCACTCACTCACACAGTTCTACCAGACTGCACTTAATCCTTGGTCTCACTTGCTGGGACTTCTCTTTTCTCTGGGACTTCACTTCTTCTCTCTGCCCCAAATGGCCGAATGgcctttccaaaaaaaaaaaaaaaaactctctttttcttttcactcattTCTCTTTCTCACCGTATATTTCTCACAATTTTCTCTTATTccctctatttttctcttctcttttgcttGCTCACTCACTCACACAGTTCTGCCAGACTGCACTTAATCCTCGGTCTCACTTGCTGGGACTTCATTTTTCTCTGGGACTTCACTTCTTCTCTCTGCCCCAAATGGCCGAATGGCCtttcccttttatttctttcaccttttcttcttttcttccttccacACTCTTCCCATCAAATCACAATAAATGCAAACCACTTACTTTGACTTTACTTCAAACAAAATCTTTTTCTTCCACTCCTTAGAGAATCAACATTGGACAATGCTAATGCCAAATATTAGGAGAATTTGGCATTTTAAGCCTTAAAGGGTTCTGCATCAGGGAATGTTAAACGCaggtattgcaaatttttttgcaatataaaaaatatatatatattttaatcaactTTCCCCgacatttctctctcctctctcataaTTTatgttctcttctctctcttccttctctctttctcatctacTCTCTCCTCTTTTCAAATCCAAACATCATCCACCTCCCAACATCTCACAATGGTTCATTTTTTCTGGTGGGTTGCGATACGGCGGGTTttgtggttgtttttttttttttttttttttttggctgtgacTGGTGCTTAAAGGAAGTGGTGGGTATGGCTAAGGTGAGTTGTGGGTCACGGAGATCGGAGTGGGTCACAGCATTGGTCACGGAGATCAGAGATTGGAGTGGGCTGAAGTGGGTTGTGGGTATGGCTGAAGTGGGTCACAGCGCGGGTCACGGCATGGGTCGCGGAGATCGAAGATTGGAGTGGGCTGAAGTGGGTTGTGGGTATGGCTAAAGTGGGTCACGGCGTGGGTCACGGTGATCGGAGATTGGAGATCAGAGTGGGCTGAAATGAGTTGTGGGTATGGCTGAAGTGGGTCACGGCATAGGTCACGGAGATTGAAGATCGGAGTGGGTTGTGGTATGGCTGAAGTGGGTCACGGCGAGGTCAATGTTTCTGGGTTTCTATTGTGAGGCTGGGTTTCTGTTGGCGAGTCCTGTGTTGCTTGGTTTCTGTTGTGacgctggtttttttttttttttttttttttaatatgggatTTTTGTTCTGATGGGATTTTAGAGGAACTCCTTTGTACATGTTGCTGGAATTAGTTAATCACAATGAGTACGAATCGTCGGCGGATATTTGGGCTTACTGAGTTGTGGTTGTAGagtgaatatttttatattgtttttattttactttatattgttttaatgtgtagtatggtaaaatagaattttgggatgttgaaagaattgtaaaatggtatggtataagtaataaagtggctttttgagataataaaatagaataggatagaattctctgatgctgatgctcttaggcctttgtatctttcttttcttttttcttagcgTGTCCAACACGCCTAAGCCAACCAACCCAATAACTTATGCTGACTTTTGTACATGAtgaagaaaagataagaaacaTTAAAGACAAGCTCATTAAATGAGCATGTCTATTACAAGTGGGCTGAACTCATGGTGCAATGAACCCAACAAATAGTCTATAAATGATAAGAAAGGTGAAGGTTATCTATGGAatgcaaataataaaataattgaggCCATATCATAGTctataaatttcaaatcaacATCGTTATCCATTAGGTTCGTAACaggatgaatttaattaaagaatgaAAGGAAGATACGATTGAGAAAAgtaaaattgaaagaaagatATGATTGAGAAAAGTAAAAGGGGCAGGTCAGATCAAGAACCAGTCCAatatgagaaataaagaaaagcaCAAAGATTAGGAAGAcgaaaaaggaaggaaagacttagagagagagagagagagagctgaatTGAGGAAGAGGATTCAGCAGATCCTAGTAACCGGAAGATTCTGAAAAAATGGTGTAGTATTGTATTCCTTTAATCTTTGGCTGTGATGTCATGTGAGATTGAATGTAACGATTCCGttccaactgtgtagatattgtctgCTTTGGAGCTCATGCCTCTCAcgattttgttctttttgacTGTGATGTCATGTGAGATAGGACGAGCAATTGGATGAGGGGGGTTATTTTAATTtctggtttttttattttattaaaattgtttaattaagaaataaattattaaattaaattattaaattatggTCAAAATAATGTCGTTTTGAGCAAGTTAATGGCAAATATGAGTGGTGAGTTAATAGAGGATTGAATTGAAGAAGtttgaaatttagaggactaaaatgacagaatgcaaacaaagaagactgaaatgaaaagtGATGAAATTTAGAAGGTGagtttttgcattttggcctttaaaatatgaaaattttcacattaattgtgaatatttgtgtaaaatagaaaaggtaaacaagtataaaaataaaacaaaacttaggtacagtacttaagtgttgttccttagattccctttttaagattctgctatgtggattttttctcgtgggatgaaaatgtatttttaagttaagtagtcatatggctgaatcttaagatggaaacttaaggaacaacacctaaggtactgtacttaaattttatccataaaaatatattttcaactGAACCAATATTGTAAAAAGTGCAGCTCatataagcaaaaaaatttatacagcatacatatttttctaatataatgAAGAACTAATGATGAAGAAAGTTCATttaccaaaagaagaaaagaaaagaagagaaaatatatatatatatatatatagtcaaaacttagagaaaatccaattagattttaattggattctcaattttgcgccatatgtcttatttaatttttaattttgagccaagtgaattattgagtgttaAAATCAAAagagtctaaatccaattaaattctaaattgaatttcaattagagtccAATTTGCTGCCACATGTCCAtataggtttttaatttttgtgacaaatGAATTATTGGGTGTAAAAACCTAAGAgtttaaaactaattaaattctaaatcatatatatatatatatatatatatatgagaaactATGCATTACATAtattagaaatgtatggtttaaaaaaagtttaagttaATACCATGTATCATTTGAAAAGTATAATTataattgtatttaattgtACTCATACACATGCACGGAGCTACACACTAATATAAATAATGAAGAAAGTTCTTCAACGTAGCTAGATGCAACAAAATATCCTGATTTggtagtgaacaaaaaaaaaaaaaaagctaataactatatttatttcatttcacCTTTGGATCATACACCAATAGTAGAATCTTACACCAAAGTGAAACATCAATctaagaaattattttatttacattCTTTGCTACATTCCTCAAGCAATACACATCAAAGGAATCATGATTTCGTAACTAGGGTATTATTTTCATGTCTCTTAATCGCCCTACCCACATGCCAATACTCTTCAATGTATTggcaaacccaaaaaaaccaaactcGCGACTCTTGTTCATGCTACAAACATGTGGAAAATCAAAATGCAGAACCGCATCGACTACCTCTAGACAAACAATTTCCTCCATGTTGGTCTTGTAGAGCCCATACTTTTCAACGATCTCATCCCACACCCTtcccttcttcttcatcatcccAACCCAATCAAACTTTTCATTCTCATCAAATGGCACAAACTCTACATCAAAGATCTCACAACACACCTTCCAGAAGCACTTCCACGTAAAAACATCACCATTGGTGCAATTAAAGGCTTGGTTATTAGCTCTATCCGTTATCGCAGCCCAAATCTGTTGCTTCGTTAACACGCGTGCATCTGACATGTTGCAGAAATTCTCCCACGTGTATTTTGTACCTATTAGAATTATAGTTAAGTTATTAAACTCACCATCTCCTAATACCACaaatttatcatggtattaaAGCAAAAAGTCATGATTTTGATCTTTGTTTATACTCTACATCTCatttaagttgttaaaaatatcaTGTGTTAGGCTCCATTTATTAAGGGGAGTAATAGAAAGTTATGAATATTATTTCGGAATCCATTTCAGATTTTCTATTGAAACGAAATATTTCGGGGAactccttcctgtcccatctaacacttctcagaaccatcaactagtagctgtaaggctgcttgatcactgttcaggcgtcacttccacattaatgcgactagagagttggttgggattcatttaatgcggaggtagcagctttttgaagatatttgttgcccttCTCATTTCTTATCCCTTGTTCGACGTCTAACTCTTGGTAATGATGTAACTTCAAAGTAAGTCCATGATGATATGACTTCAAAGTAAGTCCATGATGATATGACACTCGTACTGACCTCGGACACATGTTGTTGAGATGGCTTTTATCCTCGGACGCTCATTGGACTTATCTCATATTATCTCTACTCCTCTCTTCACTCCATTCTCCTTATAATCTTATCTGGACCTCCTCGGATGGTCTAACGTCCTTGGATCGGGTCATAGGCCCAGTTAGTACTGCTTTAACAGTACTTCCtgattaactggcccccacaataaCATTATAACAATTTGACCTTGGTCAAACCTCGGTTTGACTTCAAAAATCTTAAACATTTCCTTTTTTCAATTCATTGAATGGTTTGGATTTAAAAactatgatatttttttaatgagtaaaatGAGGGATActatgaatttttaattttgttacaTAAACCTTTATAAGCTGATATGTCACCAAtgaccattaaaaaaaaattatcatatctTTGAAATGATACACTAATTACATTACTTATTGCATcatttataaagttttttttttggttaataaaatCAGCAGTAGCACTaacattttccttctttaaTAGTCAATCTAAACTTAAAGCTCAGCTTAATTATAAAGTTTACGAACAGTGGTGCTCGATATGCCTAGTGAGTCAAATTTCACAGGGCTGCTAgtaaattttcaaaagtcaataaaGGCTACGGAAATATCAAAGAGAAATTTCATATGGTTGTTATCTGAATTGGCTTTACATTCTGATCtgaaaatgatagaaaatgatAGTAAGTAAATGCAAAAGACGGATTTATACACCAAGTGAGCACGCACAACTTATTCAACCTATTTGATTGTGACTAGTTAGTAATTGACGAAAAGTAATAAGGCACACAAGTTAGCCAGTTGTGAAATTAGACCGTAAGCAAGCCAATAAGTTGGTTTAGTTTGGGGATTTGAAATGTATCATGCGGGGTTTGCTGGGACTATCGTTTGAACCACTCTTCTCTGAGTGCTAGGACAAAGACTCCTACCATCAAGTCATACCCTATGTggttttcatccctaaacttctTGAATATCTAATATAGACTATTTTGATATAGCCTCCTACCTACGTAACACTACTATCAGGGATGGCTCTACCCTTTGTtcaaggggttcaaatgaaccccctgacttaaaaaaaatatatatattatatatatttataatattttttgttagtttaatactttaatttattcttaaaaatatttttacacaccCTTACTATAAGTATTTTCATCTCTAAGAGTATGAGTAAGTGCTTGTAAACTGTAAGTGTcactctttattataaatttatattatatgtgtgtgagtgtgtctaatattaattgtgtacattactttttattataatattatttgtgtgaatAATGATGTGTGTGGATAATTGTGTGTctatagtataaatataatataattttatataatttaataattaggaaatagaaaGGGTTTATTActtgtgtgtgtattgttatcatgttataataactttttgttatataGTCAGAAATattcaagaagaaaaatggtaaaGTTAGTGATTGCTTAAACATTTAATTGGTAAAGTAGACGCGTAGTGTATTACTCCTATTTTATGTATAAATGAATATGGTTATATGTGTTAGTAATTAATACAGAGCCAATAAGTTAAGTttattcatttagtttaaaatatttttataaaaacgatgacaaattaatagataataaaaactgcataaaaataaaaatgtttgccaaacttaacaaaataaaatggtcataaCTACCCACATTGGAAATAAATACTCATAATAAACTATCAtgtaacaattcaaaatttgaaaatttgtagaaggaaattgtaaaactttatttattttgtttttgtcgataacttgatatattcaagttctctttttattaaaaaaaaaaatttaatttagtttcttAATAATCCCTTAAACAAAATTCATGGAGCAACCACTAACTACGCTGTTACTTAGTATGACTTTTAGCCAAAGTGACAAAACAATGTTCAGGGCTGGAGGTAGACGTGTCAATAGTTATAGCACTCTATTTTAGACTAAAGAGTTTTTTCCAGTATCTGACTTATTGAGTCAATCCGTCTAAGTTgatctaacccaacccattcataagtctttattataaaaattttaacttatttttaatgtatGTACGTATGCTTAAGTTATATTAAACTTTGTATATTATAGATTAAAATGctaatagtattttattttaagtatttttaccTTCCAATATTTTTCTGTTGGATGCATTATTCATCAACTTtgacaaacaattttcaaatataactGTTTTTAATGTCAAATCTAAcattaaatttttgttgttgtaatttcattattgattttcttcataattaattactttttactttATCTAACATGTTATATTCTATTCCTAAAGTTGTATATATTGCAtgagtttggtttttttttttttttttttcgtttgacTTTTTTAACGTATTTGCTTATGTATAGGGTTTAAAAgccttaatatttttattaagtataaatatttgccaactttcaaaaaaaaaaaaaaaaaaaaatccaatagcGCAATAAGTTATAAGTGTTTAAGtttatttcatatttcatatataacatgtataaatttttatgaaattattataCTTATGAACTAGTATTAATTTTCTGACTATGCCCTTAATAATTTATATActattcaattctttttttcagttcttttttttattatttgtatcGAAAGAAATACGAAAAAAAGTAGTTATTcagaatattaaaattttttttatgtgaaaacaACATGGCAGATTCTAGGTTAACCTAACTTGTCAAAGACTAGGTAAGGTTTCATATAGAAATAACAATCCATAAGTTTATGGCCCATACCCAATCTCACTTGAATCAAATTACTTGAACACAATTAACCCAACTAACCCAACTTGAGGTCTAGTTGCGGGGCAAGTAGTCCTCCAAAAGTTTGAATATATCTTTTTAATATAcgaaaaaccctaatttaaaagaaaatcaaatctCCTTTTAATTACAATCCTAAAACTACTATTAATCAAAAACCTATGATCTCCCCAAGCAATTA
The Quercus lobata isolate SW786 chromosome 10, ValleyOak3.0 Primary Assembly, whole genome shotgun sequence DNA segment above includes these coding regions:
- the LOC115963631 gene encoding 3-oxo-Delta(4,5)-steroid 5-beta-reductase-like → MEQEVPNTNTPVALVVGVTGMAGLSLAEALKSPTALGGPWKVYGSARRPKPTWFPSSTLDHYITFDALNFDDTLKHLAPIAHEITHVFWVAIQVRENEESNVAANSTMLENVIKSLKSATPSRLCHITLQTGTKHYMGPIFDPVLGTQLVHHEPPFHEDMPRLPYPNFYYALEDLLASYSPSLSYSVHRSSIIVGASSRSFYNALLTLCVYATICKYQGLPFRYPGTKYTWENFCDMSDARVLAEQQIWAAVTERAKNQAFNCTNGDVYTWKSLWKVCCEVFDVEFVPFDENEKFDWVGMMKKKGRVWDEIVEKYGLYKTNMEEIVCPKAFDAALHFDFPHVCSMNKSREFGFFGYANTLKSIGLWVGRLRDMKIIP